Proteins encoded within one genomic window of Columba livia isolate bColLiv1 breed racing homer chromosome 1, bColLiv1.pat.W.v2, whole genome shotgun sequence:
- the LOC102096367 gene encoding hematopoietic lineage cell-specific protein isoform X1, with the protein MWKAVVGHDVSVKVETQGDDWDTDPDFVNDISEQEQRWGAKTIEGSGRAEHIDIHQLRNKVSEEHEVIKKKELETGPKASYGYGGKFGTERDRMDKCAVGHEYVADVGKHSSQTDAAQGFGGKYGVQRDRADKSAMGFEYKGEVEKHSSQKDYSKGFGGRYGVERDKVDKAAVGFDYKSQAEKHDSQKDYSVGFGGKFGIQRDRQDKSALGWDHQEEMQPHESQTDYAKGFGGRYGVQKDRVDKSAAGFGEMAAPTSSYEKTRPVEAEASSGTSSLRSRFESMARSAEEESRRQAEERARRQARERQAARRKEIPQRGRDHAEAAAAPAAAGAPGAASQAGPLAHGEQQEAIREDEETAPTLPPRPADLDEELCKGPSQNQPIYSESLDVGDYEELPEPSDYCDSTSAGADYEELPATRGEPDAIYDNGGDGGDDYEEILPGEPSQSQHHPGETDDAYEGESAGVCAVALYDYQGDGDDEISFDPDDTITHIEMVDEGWWRGQCRGKVGLFPANYVKLLQ; encoded by the exons ATGTGGAAAGCAGTTGTGGGACACGACGTGTCCGTGAAGGTTGAGACTCAAGGAGACGACTGGGACACCGACCCTGATTTCGTG AACGACATCTCCGAGCaggagcagcgctggggagccAAAACCATCGAGGGCTCCGGCCGCGCCGAGCACATCGA CATCCATCAGCTGAGGAACAAGGTGTCAGAGGAACATGAGGTCATCAAGAAGAAGGAGCTGGAGACTGGGCCCAAGGCGTCCTATGGCTATGGTGGCAAATTTGGAACAGAGCGGGACCGAATGGATAAG TGTGCGGTGGGACACGAGTACGTTGCTGACGTTGGGAAGCACTCCTCGCAGacagatgcagcccagggttttggggggaagTACGGAGTCCAGCGGGACCGAGCTGACAAG TCGGCAATGGGCTTTGAATACAAGGGTGAGGTGGAGAAACACTCGTCCCAGAAAG ATTACTCCAAGGGCTTTGGTGGCCGTTACGGTGTGGAGAGGGACAAGGTGGACAAAGCGGCAGTGGGGTTTGACTACAAGAGCCAGGCGGAGAAGCACGACTCTCAGAAAG ATTATTCTGTGGGCTTTGGTGGGAAGTTTGGGATCCAGAGGGATCGTCAGGACAAGAGTGCGCTTGGCTGGGACCATCAGGAGGAAATGCAACCCCACGAATCCCAAACAG ACTATGCCAAGGGGTTTGGAGGCCGTTACGGTGTCCAGAAGGACAGAGTAGATAAG AGTGCCGCTGGCTTCGGTGAGATGGCAGCTCCCACCTCCTCGTATGAGAAGACAAGGCCGGTGGAGGCAG AAGCTTCCAGCGGCACCAGCAGCCTGCGGTCGCGGTTTGAGAGCATGGCCAGGTCGGcagaggaggagagcaggaggcAGGCGGAGGAGCGGGCCCGGCGGCAGGCTCGGGAGCGCCAGGCGGCCCGGCGGAAG GAAATCCCACAGAGGGGGAGGGACCACGCCGAGGCAGCCGCTGCCCCCGCGGCAGCCGGCGCGCCCGGGGCTGCCAGCCAGGCCGGGCCCCTGGCACACGGAGAGCAG CAGGAGGCAATAAGGGAGGATGAGGAAACAGCACCCACGTTGCCACCAAGGCCAGCCGATCTGGACGAAGAGCTGTGCAAGGGCCCCAGCCAGAATCAGCCTATCTACAGTGAAAGTCTGGATGTTGGAGACTATGAGGAGCTGCCAGAGCCTTCTGACTACTGTGACAGTACCAGTGCGGGTGCTGACTATGAGGAGCTGCCAGCCACCCGGGGGGAGCCGGATGCCATCTATGACAATGGAGGAGATGGAGGTGACGACTATGAGGAGATCCTTCCTGGGGAGCCCAGCCAGAGCCAGCACCACCCGG GGGAAACGGACGATGCTTATGAGGGGGAGAGTGCTGGGGTCTGTGCGGTGGCTCTCTACGATTACCAGGGAG
- the LOC102096367 gene encoding hematopoietic lineage cell-specific protein isoform X2 codes for MWKAVVGHDVSVKVETQGDDWDTDPDFVNDISEQEQRWGAKTIEGSGRAEHIDIHQLRNKVSEEHEVIKKKELETGPKASYGYGGKFGTERDRMDKCAVGHEYVADVGKHSSQTDAAQGFGGKYGVQRDRADKSAMGFEYKGEVEKHSSQKDYSKGFGGRYGVERDKVDKAAVGFDYKSQAEKHDSQKDYSVGFGGKFGIQRDRQDKSALGWDHQEEMQPHESQTDYAKGFGGRYGVQKDRVDKSAAGFGEMAAPTSSYEKTRPVEAEASSGTSSLRSRFESMARSAEEESRRQAEERARRQARERQAARRKEIPQRGRDHAEAAAAPAAAGAPGAASQAGPLAHGEQEAIREDEETAPTLPPRPADLDEELCKGPSQNQPIYSESLDVGDYEELPEPSDYCDSTSAGADYEELPATRGEPDAIYDNGGDGGDDYEEILPGEPSQSQHHPGETDDAYEGESAGVCAVALYDYQGDGDDEISFDPDDTITHIEMVDEGWWRGQCRGKVGLFPANYVKLLQ; via the exons ATGTGGAAAGCAGTTGTGGGACACGACGTGTCCGTGAAGGTTGAGACTCAAGGAGACGACTGGGACACCGACCCTGATTTCGTG AACGACATCTCCGAGCaggagcagcgctggggagccAAAACCATCGAGGGCTCCGGCCGCGCCGAGCACATCGA CATCCATCAGCTGAGGAACAAGGTGTCAGAGGAACATGAGGTCATCAAGAAGAAGGAGCTGGAGACTGGGCCCAAGGCGTCCTATGGCTATGGTGGCAAATTTGGAACAGAGCGGGACCGAATGGATAAG TGTGCGGTGGGACACGAGTACGTTGCTGACGTTGGGAAGCACTCCTCGCAGacagatgcagcccagggttttggggggaagTACGGAGTCCAGCGGGACCGAGCTGACAAG TCGGCAATGGGCTTTGAATACAAGGGTGAGGTGGAGAAACACTCGTCCCAGAAAG ATTACTCCAAGGGCTTTGGTGGCCGTTACGGTGTGGAGAGGGACAAGGTGGACAAAGCGGCAGTGGGGTTTGACTACAAGAGCCAGGCGGAGAAGCACGACTCTCAGAAAG ATTATTCTGTGGGCTTTGGTGGGAAGTTTGGGATCCAGAGGGATCGTCAGGACAAGAGTGCGCTTGGCTGGGACCATCAGGAGGAAATGCAACCCCACGAATCCCAAACAG ACTATGCCAAGGGGTTTGGAGGCCGTTACGGTGTCCAGAAGGACAGAGTAGATAAG AGTGCCGCTGGCTTCGGTGAGATGGCAGCTCCCACCTCCTCGTATGAGAAGACAAGGCCGGTGGAGGCAG AAGCTTCCAGCGGCACCAGCAGCCTGCGGTCGCGGTTTGAGAGCATGGCCAGGTCGGcagaggaggagagcaggaggcAGGCGGAGGAGCGGGCCCGGCGGCAGGCTCGGGAGCGCCAGGCGGCCCGGCGGAAG GAAATCCCACAGAGGGGGAGGGACCACGCCGAGGCAGCCGCTGCCCCCGCGGCAGCCGGCGCGCCCGGGGCTGCCAGCCAGGCCGGGCCCCTGGCACACGGAGAGCAG GAGGCAATAAGGGAGGATGAGGAAACAGCACCCACGTTGCCACCAAGGCCAGCCGATCTGGACGAAGAGCTGTGCAAGGGCCCCAGCCAGAATCAGCCTATCTACAGTGAAAGTCTGGATGTTGGAGACTATGAGGAGCTGCCAGAGCCTTCTGACTACTGTGACAGTACCAGTGCGGGTGCTGACTATGAGGAGCTGCCAGCCACCCGGGGGGAGCCGGATGCCATCTATGACAATGGAGGAGATGGAGGTGACGACTATGAGGAGATCCTTCCTGGGGAGCCCAGCCAGAGCCAGCACCACCCGG GGGAAACGGACGATGCTTATGAGGGGGAGAGTGCTGGGGTCTGTGCGGTGGCTCTCTACGATTACCAGGGAG